The Anguilla anguilla isolate fAngAng1 chromosome 2, fAngAng1.pri, whole genome shotgun sequence genome contains the following window.
CCGTGTGGCTGGCATTGGGCTGCGAGTGCTGGCTACTCACCGAACACTCTGAGGTAGTGGACATCGCTGATGGTAGAGGGCACGGCGGAGATGTTCTGCACGCTCGCCTTGCAGTAGAAGTTTCCGTCGTAGTCCGGCTTAGCCTGAAGAGTGAAGTTGGCGGCGTGGCCGTCATAGGCCGTGTAGTCCCCGAATGCCTTGGCCTTGTTTTCCTGGTATAGCTCGTACAAGATGGCTTCCGTCTTCGGCGCATCAGGCACAAAGCAGGAAATGGTTTCAATGTCACCCGCCAGGGAAACATCCGGGGCGTGAAGGATTGGCTTCCCCAAAACTATGCCCCCTTCAACAAgaacaataagaataataataatattaaaaatactactactactactaataataataataataattataataattataattactattattattattattgtaattaaagaagaagaagcagttgaagaagaatgagaaggaggaggagaagtaGAAACTATACTGTCAAGAAATTAACTGCACATTCTCTTGACTAAAGAGCACAGAACAGGGATAGAAAGAGAGGATAATGAAGGCAATAAAGTGACTGATAGGGATGATAATGAAGACAGTAAATTGATGGATAGGGATGATAATTAAGGCAGTAAAGTGATGGATAGGGATGATAATGAAGACAGTAAATTGATGGAATCGGGATGATAATGAAGGCAGTAAAGTGATGGATAGGGATGATAATGAAGGCAGTAAAGTGATGGATAGTGATGATAATGAAGGCAGTAAAGAGATGGAAAATTATGATAATGTAGGCAGTAAAGTGATGGATAGGGATGATAATGAGGGTAGTAAAGTGATGGATAGGGATGATAATGAAGGCAGTAAAGTGATGGATAGGGATGATAATGAAGGCAGTAAAGTGATGGATAGGGATGATAATGAAGGCAGTAAAGAGATGGATAGGGATGATAATGTAGGCAGTAAAGTGATGGATAGGGATGATAATGAGGGTAGTAAAGTGATGGATAGGGATGATAATGAAGGCAGTAAAATGATGGATAGGGATGATAATGAAGGCAGTAAAGTGATGGATAGGGATGATAATGAAGGCAGGGCTAACAGTACTTACTTGTCACTGTAAACAGACTGCACAAACCTGTAAACAGAGAGTGTTTACTTCTAAAATGCAGCAAATAGTAAAAACAGCAAAGCATTGCATTCATTCTGAGGCTCTGGAGGTCTTCTCAGTGTTGAGATATATAATacgtatactgtatatgataatgtaatatatacagCAAGCTGAACAAAGCACActaaacagcttttaaaaagtacaatgcCTGAACTCAATACGAACATGCATTACACACttttagaacaaaaaaatatatttttgaagtgcaaaaaaaatgactacatcatcatcatcagcagcagcacaccCCTTGCCATCACCTTCATCATCAACAcaaccttcatcatcatcatcatccattatctatacctgcttgtcctggtcagggtcgctgGAGCCTGTCCCCGTATTGGGCGAGAGGCGTAAATGCCGAGTCACTGCACATCACCCGGTGAGGCTATCTCCCACACTTAGGAGACGGCCTGGACCCCATTTTCTCTTCTGCACAGTCTCTGGCTCTAATTTCTACAACATGGCGGCACCAAAACTGCACTTCCGCGGCTTTAAAACACTTTCGCCAAGCCCACTGGAACGTCGgttggtgacatcacagtcactttagcaatatttttttactgtctaTGATACAAttacaaatttttaaatgtgccatTTCATCTTTTATAaccttttacatttttcattggcATCATACTGCtgcaaataatttcattattattaataatattatgacCTGTACTTTTTATGTGTGTAGTAGGCTACTTAGGGCGGCAgagtataatgggtagggaactggtcttgtaacctaaaggtgaCCGGTTCAATttccaggtgggacactgccattgcaccctcaagcaaggtacttaaccttgctgtataaatggatacaccgtgtaagttactctggataagaccatctgctaaatgcctgtaatgtcatgcaCAGATTAAATAATATAACAGAAATATGCTACTGCCACATGTAGTTGTAATAACCACACCATGCTCCTTTAACTAAGGGTTCCAAagtgtttgaaaaaataaatcttaccGTTCTTGTCAATAAATAACTTTTCACTGTTGATGCTGTTCATTTCGTCAAAGCTGTCTGTCGCCACACAGTGGTAGAAGCCGGAACTGCTGGCGGTGACGGACTTCAGCAGTAGAGTCTGGCCATCTCCTTGGATGCTGTAGAAGTCCCCTCTCACATCCAAACCGGAGTCGTTCAGGAACCAGTGGTATCTGGGGAATGTCCCTCGCTTCACTTCGCAATGGAGAGCGAGCCCAGCCACGCCAGAGAAACTCCCCACGCGATTTGATGTCAGCTTTACAGTCCCATTTACAGGCACTGGGAGGAGAGACATGCGCACACTATCATTCATAGATAGGGCCGCCATTTTGTCTTGTATTTCAATGGCTGTCCTCCAGGGGTTGCCATTGGCATTTCAACGGCACAATCAAAGACCAATCGTGCGACTGAGTTTCTAATTGCGACATTTATAAGAACAATTTGTtaatctaatatggggagagcCAAGAAGGAAAGTGAACGTGTGAaaattgctgtcaatcatcgaCTGTGCTTAATTAGTACCATTTACATTATCAGCTTAGACcactgaggtggtgcaaatggaaTAAACATTTGAGAAGCGGCTCGACAAGATCGTAACCTCTATCTGGCAGAGGACTGAAGCACCAagtgagaaaacaaggggagacaaaatCTTGGCCCAAGTCATAGAGGCATTCACTGTTCTAAtctaatgacatcacaatagtaAATCCCAAAATAGCACAGTTGGCGTGAAGAGGTCGGAGACGATGGGGTTAATGAAGTGGAGGAGGTTTCGTATGAGAAGCCCACGTACCCACTTCCAGGGTCAGCGTGTCGCTGGTCACCGGCCTATCGCCATTGGCTGCCTCACAGCGCACCTCCCCCTCCTTTCGGTTCAGGGTGACGGGAACAGCGAGCGAGGCACTACGGGGGTCCCCCTCCCGAATGATCTGCCACGCCCCGGTTTCATTGAGGAGCGTGAAGGTGAAGTTGACAGGTGGGGTCCCCTTGTCTGAACGGCAGGTCACACTGGCTACGTACCCATCATCCTCCTTATGTACTGTCAACGAGATTTTAGGTTTGGAAATGGAATCTGTtggtggggagaggggaagaggaaaagTACAGGTTGTCAGAAATCCACCCgtcaaacaaacaagcaaataaataaacaatcctCAAAGTAAAAAATGGCTGTCAGGATAACCTTTGACCCTGATGAATATATGGTCGCTGGAGGAGTAAATCTGAGTGTCATTCAGCTGATTTGTTGCCCGGCAGGAGTAGTTCCCAGCATCCTCTAGGGTTGCCTCTGTCACGTACAGGCGGTTGCCACTGGACCCATGATGGGACATCCTGGTTGGATTTTCGTTGTGGGACCACTGGTAAGAGACGTGTGTGCCCGTCTTCACGGTGCATGTCAGAGTCAGGCCACGCCCCTCGAAGACCTCGGCCAATGGCGGATCTGACACAAGCTTCGTCCCGTTAACAGGCACTGTGGGAGTAGAAAGACGTGAGACCCAGGTCACCAGAAGGGGCCACTAGCATCAAGTGTAGGGGTCACGGAAAATTCAGGGGGACTTCAGGGAGTTAGTGAAGATGGGATATTTTGGAAAGGGGGTATGGGGGAATAGTCTTGGGAATTTGTATGTGCCTGCAACCCTGATTAGTTTCGTAAGATCAATATGAGATGGCTCCAGTGTGTAATGGCTTCTAACTGCAGCTCATATTAATGCTAACAGCATTTCAGGCCAATTTTACACTGAAACGGCGCTGTTCCAGACGTTGCCCCTGGACCGTGTGGCTGGCATTGGGCTGCGAGTGCTGGCTACTCACCGATCACTCTGAGGTAGTGGACATCGCTGACGGTGAAGGGCACGGCGGAGATGTTCTGCACGCTCGCCTTGCAGAAGAAGTTTCCGTCGTAGTCCGGCTTAGCCTGAAGAGTGAAGTTGGCGGCGTGGCCGTCATCGGCCGTGTAGTCCCCGAATGCCTTGGCCTTGTTTTCCTGGTATAGCTCGTACAAGATGGCTTCCGTCTTCGGCGCATCAGACACAAAGCAGGAAATTGTTTCAATGTTACCCGCCAGGGAAACATCCGGGGCATGAAGGATTGGCTTCCCCAAAACTATGCCCCCTTCAACAAgaacaataagaataataataaatattaaacatactactacttctactactaataataataattataataattataattactattattattattattgtaattaaagaagaagaagcagatgaagaagaatgagaaggaggaggagaagaagaaactATACTGTCAAGAAACTGAACACTGTCAGGGAAATTAACTGCGCATTCTCTTGACTAAAGAGCACAGAACAGGGATAGAAAGAGAGGATAATGAAGGCAGTAAAGTGATGGATAGGGATGATAATGAAGACAGTAAATTGATGGATAGGTATGATAATGAAGGCAGTAAAGTGATGGATAGGGATGATAATGAAGGCAGTAAAGTGATGGATAGGGATGATAATGAAGGCAGTAAAGAGATGGAAAATGATGATAATGTAGGCAGTAAAGTGATGGATAGGGATGATAATGAAGGCAGTAAAGTGATGGATAGGAATGATAATGAAGGCAgtaaagaaatggaaaatgatgaTAATGTAGGCAGTAAAGTGATGGATAGGGATGA
Protein-coding sequences here:
- the LOC118220572 gene encoding Fc receptor-like protein 5 isoform X6; the protein is MSLGVGRADLKRSRRGIPPVCLPFPGSSQSQSPHQLLHRPGLRLKMGSLRHIAVTLGFCSLFTVTRGIVLGKPILHAPDVSLAGNIETISCFVSDAPKTEAILYELYQENKAKAFGDYTADDGHAANFTLQAKPDYDGNFFCKASVQNISAVPFTVSDVHYLRVIVPVNGTKLVSDPPLAEVFEGRGLTLTCTVKTGTHVSYQWSHNENPTRMSHHGSSGNRLYVTEATLEDAGNYSCRATNQLNDTQIYSSSDHIFIRVKDSISKPKISLTVHKEDDGYVASVTCRSDKGTPPVNFTFTLLNETGAWQIIREGDPRSASLAVPVTLNRKEGEVRCEAANGDRPVTSDTLTLEVVPVNGTVKLTSNRVGSFSGVAGLALHCEVKRGTFPRYHWFLNDSGLDVRGDFYSIQGDGQTLLLKSVTASSSGFYHCVATDSFDEMNSINSEKLFIDKNGLCSLFTVTRGIVLGKPILHAPDVSLAGDIETISCFVPDAPKTEAILYELYQENKAKAFGDYTAYDGHAANFTLQAKPDYDGNFYCKASVQNISAVPSTISDVHYLRVFVPVEGAELVSDPPLAEVFEGRGLTLTCTVKTGTHVSYQWSHNENSTRMSHHRSSGNRLYVTEATLEDAGNYSCRATNQLNDQIYSSSDHIFIRVKVSVSKPKISLTVHKEDDRYVASVTCRSDKGTPPVNFTFTLQNETRAWQIIREGDPRSASLAVPVTLNRKEGEVRCEAANGDRPVTSDTLTLEVVAVNGTVKLTSNRVGSFSGVAGLALHCEVKRGTFPRYHWFLNDSGLDVRGDFYSIQGDGQTLLLKSITASSSGFYHCVATDSFDEMNSINSEKLFIDKNALAGVSAGVFAVVLSCFLFLLCLLTGCCVYGAIYRRRLSSMKPSPTFISPETDSLESEEEEPVESEYMEDMELVKAANIDYTEKGEEESVDEWPEIERALQISCMDEAVTVI
- the LOC118220572 gene encoding Fc receptor-like protein 5 isoform X8, with the protein product MSLGVGRADLKRSRRGIPPVCLPFPGSSQSQSPHQLLHRPGLRLKMGSLRHIAVTLGFCSLFTVTRGIVLGKPILHAPDVSLAGNIETISCFVSDAPKTEAILYELYQENKAKAFGDYTADDGHAANFTLQAKPDYDGNFFCKASVQNISAVPFTVSDVHYLRVIVPVNGTKLVSDPPLAEVFEGRGLTLTCTVKTGTHVSYQWSHNENPTRMSHHGSSGNRLYVTEATLEDAGNYSCRATNQLNDTQIYSSSDHIFIRVKDSISKPKISLTVHKEDDGYVASVTCRSDKGTPPVNFTFTLLNETGAWQIIREGDPRSASLAVPVTLNRKEGEVRCEAANGDRPVTSDTLTLEVVPVNGTVKLTSNRVGSFSGVAGLALHCEVKRGTFPRYHWFLNDSGLDVRGDFYSIQGDGQTLLLKSVTASSSGFYHCVATDSFDEMNSINSEKLFIDKNGLCSLFTVTRGIVLGKPILHAPDVSLAGDIETISCFVPDAPKTEAILYELYQENKAKAFGDYTAYDGHAANFTLQAKPDYDGNFYCKASVQNISAVPSTISDVHYLRVFVPVEGAELVSDPPLAEVFEGRGLTLTCTVKTGTHVSYQWSHNENSTRMSHHRSSGNRLYVTEATLEDAGNYSCRATNQLNDQIYSSSDHIFIRVKVSVSKPKISLTVHKEDDRYVASVTCRSDKGTPPVNFTFTLQNETRAWQIIREGDPRSASLAVPVTLNRKEGEVRCEAANGDRPVTSDTLTLEVVAVNGTVKLTSNRVGSFSGVAGLALHCEVKRGTFPRYHWFLNDSGLDVRGDFYSIQGDGQTLLLKSITASSSGFYHCVATDSFDEMNSINSEKLFIDKNGRRLSSMKPSPTFISPETDSLESEEEEPVESEYMEDMELVKAANIDYTEKGEEESVDEWPEIERALQISCMDEAVTVI
- the LOC118220572 gene encoding Fc receptor-like protein 5 isoform X7 yields the protein MSLGVGRADLKRSRRGIPPVCLPFPGSSQSQSPHQLLHRPGLRLKMGSLRHIAVTLGFCSLFTVTRGIVLGKPILHAPDVSLAGNIETISCFVSDAPKTEAILYELYQENKAKAFGDYTADDGHAANFTLQAKPDYDGNFFCKASVQNISAVPFTVSDVHYLRVIVPVNGTKLVSDPPLAEVFEGRGLTLTCTVKTGTHVSYQWSHNENPTRMSHHGSSGNRLYVTEATLEDAGNYSCRATNQLNDTQIYSSSDHIFIRVKDSISKPKISLTVHKEDDGYVASVTCRSDKGTPPVNFTFTLLNETGAWQIIREGDPRSASLAVPVTLNRKEGEVRCEAANGDRPVTSDTLTLEVVPVNGTVKLTSNRVGSFSGVAGLALHCEVKRGTFPRYHWFLNDSGLDVRGDFYSIQGDGQTLLLKSVTASSSGFYHCVATDSFDEMNSINSEKLFIDKNGLCSLFTVTRGIVLGKPILHAPDVSLAGDIETISCFVPDAPKTEAILYELYQENKAKAFGDYTAYDGHAANFTLQAKPDYDGNFYCKASVQNISAVPSTISDVHYLRVFVPVEGAELVSDPPLAEVFEGRGLTLTCTVKTGTHVSYQWSHNENSTRMSHHRSSGNRLYVTEATLEDAGNYSCRATNQLNDQIYSSSDHILIRVKVSVSKPKISLTVHKEDDRYVASVTCRSDKGTPPVNFTFTLQNETRAWQIIREGDPRSASLAVPVTLNRKEGEVRCEAANGDRPVTSDTLTLEVVAVNGTVKLTSNRVGSFSGVAELALHCEVKRGTFPRYHWFLNDSGLDVRGDFYSIQGDGQTLLLKSVTASSSGFYHCVATDSFDEMNSINSEKLFIDKSALAGVSAGVFAVVLSCFLFLLCLLTGCCVYGAIYRRRLSSMKPSPTFISPETDSLESEEEEPVESEYMEDMELVKAANIDYTEKGEEESVDEWPEIERALQISCMDEAVTVI